One Mesorhizobium loti genomic window carries:
- a CDS encoding XRE family transcriptional regulator produces MKVSAAQVRAARGLLDISQQELSDLSKVSLRTIVQFERGSKPASESILQALKLSLEAAGIEFIPENGGGPGVRFSRGSANT; encoded by the coding sequence ATGAAGGTAAGTGCGGCCCAAGTTCGCGCGGCTCGTGGGCTTCTCGACATTTCTCAACAGGAACTGTCGGATCTATCCAAGGTAAGTTTGAGGACGATCGTGCAGTTCGAACGTGGTTCGAAACCAGCATCTGAATCAATCCTGCAAGCGCTGAAGCTATCGCTCGAAGCAGCCGGAATAGAATTCATTCCAGAGAATGGCGGTGGCCCTGGTGTGCGCTTCTCACGCGGTAGCGCGAACACTTAG